In Panicum virgatum strain AP13 chromosome 5K, P.virgatum_v5, whole genome shotgun sequence, the genomic window CCGGACCACCTTTGCTGACGGGGTCGATCGACAGATACATGCATCTTGGCGCGCGTGCGTCAATGCGGGCACGTACTGCGCGTCGAGAAAGCAATACGTACTGTGCCTGGGTCTCGAGGCACAGTGCCGTCTGTCTCCGCCCTAGGAAGGGGGCCGATCGAGAGAGCTATAGGCCATAGCTAGCGGTGGCCGATCCGATCGAATCAGACAGTTAggtgccggcggtggtggtcacaggaggaggaggaggaggaggcgagagGAGCGGGAGATACCCATCAACTTGCTTGTTGCGACAGATTGGTCGCATGCGTCCGTTCATTCACTCGATCGACCGGTGTGCCTGCCTTCAGTTATTGCATCGCATTGGCTGCTGCGATGAATACAAGCTGTCGTGCATCGCCGTCCCGGACCGACCGATCGAGACTGGCGTGGCCAGCCGGTCGGCTCGTCGATGTGCAACCAGTACCAGCCTAAGCAACGGGGCACCAGAGCTGGTGGTGCTGGATCATCCACTCTGGGCCCCTTGGAATATCTCCGGCGGCCATGCGTGGAATGGGGACGCGAAGAGAGACTTGCTCTGGAGCTTTGGGTGCGAGGTGGAACGTCTCACTTCTTGGTCACGGCGCTGAACTATTTGGTGAGAACGAGCTGGACTTGTATGGTTGCTGTAAATCTTCTCGTCCTGTTTAAGTTTATACTACTTTGCTACTGCTGATTCCCCCCTGACATTGACAAAAGAGTAATATCGCCTCTTCTTGGAATCTGATGGCAGGCTACGTTCCAAACAGTTGTGCAGTGGGGGATCACAGAACATCTGATACCGAGACAACGCTTGTTCTTTGATGTCAGCGTCGCCGCGCGCACAAAACCTGAACAGAACAGGTCGCACTCGTAGCAAGGACTAGTACTAGATAGGCCAAGATAAGTAACGGCGTGCGAATTGCAACGCGCCGAGAGCCCGATCGAGACGACCGTGCGGACCTGGACCTGACCAAGCTTTAGCCACGCCCGCGGCATGGGCGCATGGCAACCGGGCCAGGTGGGCATCAGCGCAGAGCGGAGAACGCGCGCGCACCGCGCATGCCGCGCTCGGCCGGCAGGCATCAGGCTCCAGGCGCGCacaggcgcgcgcgcgcacgatgCAAGACTACCAATGGTTCCTGGCTCGATCTGATCCCCCGGTTGCGCCGTCGCTGTCACCGGAAATTAAGCTGGAGACCCATGACCGGTGGCGTCCGTCCAGTGAGTCCAGCTCACCTCCTCGCCAAGTATCTCGCCGGTGGGATGCATGACGCGCGGCGACACGCATACACGGCCCCCCTCTCCCTAATGACGCGACGCGCCAATTATGGGTTCCAGAGATcacatccccaggccggccgccgTCGCAGAGATCACACGCCTGGGCGCCCTGCCGCCACTGCGCAGccggcccgccggccggccggtcaggGTCCCACCAGCCTCACGATCCGATCTTATCCGGCCTGGGCCGTGGTACCCAGGCGTAGAGCTCATTTCTAGCGTCCGAGAAAGAGAGCACCACCTCGCCACCCCACTTCATCCGCTAGACGCTAGGATACGCGGCGAGCGAGCGTGCGTGGGGGACCGCGCCGGACTCTCGATCGCGGTGGATCATAGTACCACGTACCCCCGGCCCGGCAAAAGTCAAACGGCCGAGCAAACGCCGGCGgggctctctccctctctctttacAGCCGGGTTAGTGCTCCGGTGTCGCGATCAATTGCCAGTAGAGATCGCAGGCCAGACGAGACGAGCTGCTTTACATCAAGTCGAGGTCCACTTGATCACTTCGGCACTCGGGCGACGACTGGCCGAGAGCTAGTGATGGAGCCGTGCTGTTGCTATATGGGGCATTCCAATGTGGCCTGCGAGGAGCTGGTGGCGCTGGCAGAATCTCCTTTTTATGGCGAGTTGAAGTGTTGtccttttattaaaaaaaaactttcgtGCAACTCCCCTGCTCGGTGCTTTTCGCCGAGAGCGATGGCATGGAATGGACGTGGACTGCAAGCCTCGAGTAGGCGATGATGATTCCTCCTTTCCTTTCACTCATCCGAGTAAAGCTCGATGCCTGATTGCCTGTCAGGGCCTTTTTATCTTTCCAGTATCCAGATTTAGATAGGGCGGTCGGCTTTCTCCTCCTCGTTCGTTCGTGCGCCCCCTGCGTCGAAAGGCAGGCAGGCTACTGTGGTTTTTTCCACTCGAGGTCGGGGGCGATCATGGTGGGGGCGCGCGCTGGCGCTGGGGTTCAATAGGGAATTGGCAGCGCGAGTTCCGGCTTTCCAGTTtccatggcgtcgggcgtcggCCCTACCCCCGTGACACCCGCATGTGGCCTTTGTGTTGTGGAACCAAGACCAGAGACTGGCAGTCCATTTTTGTGGCTTCCTCCTTTCGACTTACcgagtggctgctgctgctgccgtgttACGTTTGCACCTTTGCAAGGTGGATAAATGGGCTTAAGTTTTCTCGAACACGTaggagagaagagagatgaGTTTTGTCGGGCCGGGTAAAAGTGGTAAAAAACAGAGGCGGCGAGCAAGCGCCTGTTCCATCCACACGCGCCGAATAATTTCCGTGACGGGAGGAAAACATATCCGTGACTTCGCAAAGTCCTGATTCTGGCCGCTTGCCTTATGTCATGAGCTGCTCCTTCAGACCTTCAACGTCCGATTCTTTTAAAATATAAGAAGAATGGCATCTCTCTTTTCggcacttcttcttcttctcagtGTGCACTCTATCTGCATCTTCCGGTTTCTTTCTTTAGGCATGCACACATCGGCGTCGACCTAAAGACAAAGCCGCAAAGGAAATGCTGTACAACATCGTATCTGTAGAGGCCTTTTAGGATTAGATCTGGCGGGCCTTCTTTTGGACCCGCTTTCATTCACCAAACAGTGAAGCCTCtttcgttgtgtgggtgttgtTAAGCCACAGAGTTCATTTGCCGAGTGCGCATGAGCCCCGCATCAACGCATGGGACCAGAATCACACAATTCTACAACGTGGCATCCTGACCTTAAAGTTTTTTTTCCTGATAATTACCTAAAAGGTGACCAACAGGGTTGAAGATGCAGTGTCTGGAATATCATTCCAGTTGAACATAAGGTATTTGGGCCAGAGTAACTTTGGAGACGCCTTCGACGATTAATCAAAAGGGCCCATTTGAACGGCCCATATAAAAAATGTAACTCCTTGGGCCTACCTATTTGGGACCCACGCGTCATTAGACTATGGGCTTCGCAGACTATGGCCCAACTTCCGAGAGATTtcttgccaaaaaaaatatgaacatgGGCCAACGGAAAGGTCCAACTGGGATTACAATTTATAAGCCTatattctcaaaaaaaagagtATAAGCCTATATGTATGATGTATCTATGTATCGCCATTGATTTATGCTCTGTCTCTCATGATTTGTTTGATACTCTCTCCCTTTTAAAATGACAAGATGTATATTCCATTTTGTTAGGAAAAATCTTCTGACTAATAACTACTCTGCATCGTATAAATAAAATATTAATAGGGTAATTGTTCATTAAGGTTTGTTTTAATGAGAGAAACAAGGCCTTGTAATTTTTAGCAGCGGGAGTTCGTCGATACCTCACATGCCCTGTCGCCTCCACAAAACCATCTGAACAGAACCTTTAATAATGCAGCTCCCTCACAGCCTGTAGCGCCAGTCTCAGTACATGGGGTCTCCTCTTTGCTTCGACGTTACGTGATGAGGCATCATGAACCGCTCGGGCCCGGGGAGCGCTACGCTGCCGGAACGACGGTTGCTGGAGAACAAGAGCGAGAGCGACGTCTGGAATCTGGATCATCCAAGGCTGACAAAAAGAAGCACGCACGCCTTCAACCCGATTCGATCAGGCGAAAAGGTATAGCGAGCTGAAGACAAGAGCGAGTAAGTACGGTCCGGGCAACGATCGTCGTTGATATGATGGAGATAGCTTGATGGAACCGTTTGCAAAAGGGCAATAACGTAACGCATGGTGTACGAGACGATCTGAAGCCTGAGCCTTTTTGCCCGGCCGGCTCTGGATTCGTTGGTCGTTCAGCGAAGTGCCTGGCGTCCGTGCTCTTCTAGCACTGTAGCTAAGCTCTTTTAATCAATAGGCAATAGTAGTCAGTACTAGTAGTGAAGCACCACGGAGCAGAGTAGACAAAGTCGTGTCAGTATGTACACGAGCCGCAGTGGGCACGCCGGGACACCCACTGCTAACCTTGCTGCTGGTACCCACGGTAGCTAAAGTGATCCATCTCCTCAACCACCGAACACTGCCCGGTACCACTCGTACCTGGCGTACGGACTCTAGTAGATGCGCGCAGTTACGCATACAGCCGTAGAGAGGAAACGGTCGAGACTGAATGAAAGCAACGACCAGTTCAGACCACGGATCGCCCCGGAGGCCGATCGAAGCAGCCAGCGGGTTGGAGTCGTCGGGACGCAGGCGCACATGGCGCGGATGCCCTGCCGGTGCCGTGACCGGCCGGGCGACAGGAGTAACGGGCGCCTGGAGGTGGCGAACGCCCGCTCGCTTTCACAAATCACACGGCCCGTGCCCCATCTATGCCCCCGCCCCGATCTTGAATTCGCTCCCACGCCACCGCGATCATTCCATCccttttccccgggcatggtGCGCGCCCCGGCACCGGCAGGGCTCatgcgcggcgcggccgtgcgCTCGTGCCTCCGATGTCCTATCACAATTCACACCCCTTGGATGCCGCCTCGCCCTGCACGGCTGCACCGCACGGACCATCGCCGCCTGCCCATCTCTACTCCTAGCCAGTGCTGGACCGTGCTAGTAACACCGCCCGGGCTCCGACCGTCCGACGTACGCCATGCATCAACAGGCGGCAAGATCTGCCGAGTATACAATGGCGAGGATTGATTGCCGTGCCTGTACTACAGTGGGCTACGGTGCCTTGGGTTGGTGTTCAGATGAGATCCGATAGATCCAGCATTGCTCCTCCGTCGTCCTGTGCAGTTAAGCCTGTGTTCATGATCGGTGCTGCTTTTACCGTCTACAGCCACTAGCCCACTACAGCACTGCACTCACTTTGCAGGCCTGTGGTTTTCAGTACGGTCGCCCCAGGCCTTTGCTGACGACCGCCGGCAGCACATGAGCCGTGCGGTGCTAATGTTAGGAGTGGCTTAAAGCGTCAAACCGTCAGGCGCGTAAGTTACTTGGATCGGAATCAGGCGCGGTTGGCTTCCTTTTTCTTGACGTCTCATCAGTTTCCAGGCCAAGCATGAATGCATGGTCAACGCCTACCGAAGGCAGCACGCCATCACCTCATCTGTCATGCTGGAATTGTTGACCATGCAAGCGAGCGAGCGACGCCTCTCAGAAACTCCAACAGATTCATCATCCCCTTTCCCCTTTCTCACTATATAGGGAAATCCtcttttttaatttcaacatatatagaagaagtgctccaacagattgatttctCCCCTTTCTATATGGAAAGGGAGATGTGATGTCTCCCTTTCTATTGGGGATTGGAGAGAAATTATTagggattgagaaaaaataaagtgGAAAGGGAAAtgaaaaatcaatctgctggagtAGGTTTTTTCAACATCAATCTCCTATATTGAGAAAAAGTGAAAATGAAAAAGGGgaagatcaatctgttggagttgctctcacTGGAGTATTTGTCTGAGAGAATGCTACTACTATTGCTGGTCTACTACTAGTAGCAGTTTAATCTAGGCAATTCAACCGCTCCTTGAGGCAGGCACAACCACAAATTCAATTTCCAATTCTGATGAGGTTAAAGGATCCGTATGCTGTTTGAATTGTTGGGCTATCCTTCCATATGGAGATGATTTGGAGCCCAGTAAAAACATCAAAATAGCCCACAAGTTCAGTGCTTGTGCACCGTTGATTGGATGCTTGATCCAACGGTTGAGGTCACTTCCAAAGGAAGTATAAAACATAAGCAAAACACTAGCTCCTCTACCAGCTCTAGCTCTGGTCGTCACTTgagagaggagcagcagcagaacaCACAACACAActagagaggaggaagaaggagactGCCCAGATTTGGTAGCTACGACCGATCTGCTTCGATCTATTGATTAGAGGCCCAAACGTGCTTGAATTTATACCAAACTTTGTGAGCTCGTTCTACACTTAGAGTACCTTGATCTGATTATTTGGTTTGAGGATTGGTTGGGCAGAGCATCAGATTTGAGAGGGGGTTTGTCAGTTCGGGTGAATGCAATTTCAACACTGAGCAGTTTTGATACATGAGCAGTTTGGGTAGTGACATGGTGTCCGATTGAGCTGAAACTTTGTCAGTGGTTAGGAGACTTGTGGATCTACTTGCCTAACCAAAATTTGTCCACAGTGGACCTATGGTTTGAGAGATACGAACTGATTACCGAATGGACAAAATCAGTTACTTCTCTTGTTAGATAGTTGTGGTtattgttgttgcatcatggtGAATTTATTGCTGCAGGTGTAATCCTCTAGAGATCATAGAGAAGATTTCTTGTAACCATTTGTTGATTATAGTGAAAGTTTGGAGTGGACCGGTTGGTCACGTGGGTTTTTACTCCCCGCATTGAGGTTTTCGCACGTAAATTATTGTGTCTTTGCGCATGTGATTGTTATTGTTCCGCTGCATATCTGTTGGTAGATGTTCTCCTTAATGTTCATCACAAGATGAGGGATTAAGTCGTTCATTGTTATTGTCTTTATCCCAACATGAATTTGATGCCATCATCTCCTGATCCACTGAAGCCCCAGCTGCGGCAATGGTCGCCGCAGAGTCGTACTTGGTGGCCATCCCCCGTCGTCCTCGCGGTGGCTGTCGGAGAGAGCGACCTGACTGGACACGATCTGCATGGGTGACGACGCGTAAGCGACGAGCCGACGATGACATTGCGCCCGCTGCAACGAAGAGCGACAACGACGCACCTGCCCAGGTAGTTTAGCCGCTGCAGCAGGTCCCGCAGTAATGGCGTGAGAGGCCACCACGATACCCCAATCCCCAGGGGCGGCCGGCCGATCATCCCACATGCAGGCAGCCATGCATGACGCTGCTGGTGATCCCGCGAGGAGGAGGAATGGTGGCCGTCCAGTTGGCAGCGGAGCGCATGCGTTCCCCGTGCCGTACGGGGTCTCTcactttgtttttgtttttgtttgttcCTCTGCAAAAGCAGCTCAGCTGCTCGCTCGTTAGGAATCCAAAGAGAGCAGTTGCTCCTAATGCAGAGTGGATAGTAGTAGAAAATTAGTGCTCCGTGATGCACCGTACCGTGGAAATGATACCTTACTGTATCCCCGGCGGCCGAATTTCGGTTGACGGAGACGGCGGCCAGCACCTGCCTAACtcggcccctccctccctcctccccgccgggcGTGGCAACGCTGACGCGACCAGCCGGTCACGTCGTCGCCCCCTCGCCCGTGTGAACCCTGAGGCACGGCGGCGCTAGTACCAGTGGTAGTAGCAAGTCAGAGGAGGGATCCACCGCCGGGCCGTGCATGTGCGGAGCGGCCATAGAATAAGAATACTACCGCGGGGGCAGGGCAACCACCTTTTTAGGCGGATGCGGATGAGCGGATCGCCCCCGGAAAGTCTACCGCACTTCCGAGTCGCGCAAGACGGTCTGCCCTGCCGACGCGCCAGCCCGAGTCGCCATCCCCGCGCCGCACGCGCAGCATTAACCCTGCGGGCGGCGCCCCACCCCCCACCGTGTCGCTCCGCACTACTAGACCACTAGTGAAGTGGAGCCGCGCAggcggctggctggctgggcGCCTGGGCCTCGCCCGCGGCGGAACCGGGCCGGGGCGCCCCTGCTGTTATTACCATCGGCCGCGGCACGGCaaaggcggcgcgcggccagcgCAAGCGCAACGCgacgcaggcaggcaggcagatcCCTCTCGCTCGGTAGCTTCCAACGCTCGCGAGCTGCGGAGGAGTTTCCCCGCCCATTCCCGGCGGCCGAAGCGAAGCGGGGCCTTTTCCTGATCTCCATTCGGGCTCGCTCCAGCGCGCGGGCGATGAGGGCGGACCGCGCGATGGGGGAGCGGGGCGGCGACCCGCGGCGGATCGACCTGGGCGCGCCGCTCCGCTCGGCGCGCCGGGgggacgcgccgccgcggtacaAGCCCGACCTCAACTCCGGGCCCCTGCGGCACCCGGGCGCCGTGCCCTTCGTCTGGGAGCAGCGCCCGGGGCAGCCCAAGAGCGTCCGCAcccgccgcgcggcgccgccgacccCACCCCGGGAGGACgtaggctgcggcggcgccggcggcggcagcagccccTACCACGACGCCCTGGCGGACCTCGATCTCCAGGCGCTCCACGGCGCCGCCGACCGCGGCTCCTGGGCTGCCCCGGTGTcgcgcgaggtggcggcggtcgAGGCGACGAAGGAGGCGAGGAAGCAGGAGGCGGTCTCGGTGGCTGCGGTGCTGCGGAAGccgcacggcgacggcgaggaggaagacgaggagagGTTCTCCGACGCGCTCGACACGCTCTCCCGCGCCGAGTCCTTCGCCATGAACTGCAGCGTCAGCGGCCTCAGCGGCGCGCCGGACCCCGGACCGGGCGCCGGGCCAGAAGCGCGGGGCCTCATGATGGACCGCTTCCTCCCGGCCGCGCAGGCCGTCGCTGTGGGCTCCCCTCAGTACACCTTCCGGAAGGCCGGTGGCACGGGCAGCTCCGGCCGCGACCACGCCCACGCGCGTGCGGCCGCGGCCAAGGCAAGCGCGGGCAGTGGCGACGATCGGTTGAGGAGAGCGCCTGTCCAGCTGCCGTACCAGCACCTGCCGCCCAATTACCTGTCCTGCGCCTATCCCAGACGCGAGGAGCATCAAGAGGAGGATGAAGAGGATGACGATGACTATGACGTGCATAGTACCCGGGGGTTTTCGGCCAAGGGATGTGGGCTGCTCCCTGGATTGTGTGTGAAAACTTCCTTGCTGCTCCTGAATCCAATGCCGGCGATGAAGCGCGGCAAGGCCCAAGGGCGAGGAAGGCAGTTTCCATCCAAAGGAAGGGGCCAGATGCCACAGAGTCCGCTTGCCCGGAGCTCGCAGAACAAGCATCTAGGATGCGATTCCAATGGGGTACTAATACTAGTGCACATTGCATGCTATTGAATTCAGTTTTATAGTTATGTCTCTTGTTCTTGGTGTTACCAACGATTTGTTCTAACCTTCTGAACTTTATTTTGTGGCAGCAATCCTGGGAGGACGTGTATAAACATAAGTTGGAGCAGAAATATCTTGGTCAAGGAGAGGATGGTAGGAGCAAGGTGACAAGTGAGTCGAATCATCTGACTTTCTGGAGCGATTCACAAACTGGGGATGGATCTTCACCATATCACCGCTCCATAGCTGGTGGCATGTCGCCGACGCCGTATCAGAACTATGCTGTGATGTCACCATCAAGTAAAGCAAATGGGTCATCTAGAATAGGAGATAGGGATGATAAGACAAGTAGGAGCAATGGTTCTGGTTCGCTTGGGAGAGACCACGACCGAACCTCGTTGGTTGGATCAGATCATAGTAGTTTTAAGGGATCAAGTTCTATGAGCTCAGGACCAGATTTAGCAGGGCGTGAAGATTCAATGGACCACCATGGAGATACTGATTCAGAAACATGCCACTTGGGTGTGCTTGCGGATACAAGGGCAGCTTCGAATGCAAACATGTGTGATTCTCAGCTTGGTGAGCAACAAATTGTTGGAAAGAAGTCTATCGTGAAAGATCAAGTCAATGATCCGTTGACTGAAAAGATCTCTGAAGTTAGAGAACCCACATTCCCACCGCATGATGGAAAAGATTTGTCGCGTGATGCTAATCAGGAGGTTCCATCACATTTAGAAGACAATAATGTTGCTAGGAAGGAAATCATACCATTGCAATCTCTGCTCCCTTTACCTGTCCCGAAATCACCTTCAGAATCATGGCTTTGTCGCACTTTGCCATCCGTGACGAATAAGCCACCTCCACCATCTTTTCTTGGAATTCAAGTACACTCGAAGAAACAAGCTCCCTGGGCCACAGTGCACCCAAAGGAGAATGATCATAAACCTTCCAGGCCACGGCAAATAAGATTTGCAGATGTAAGACTTCATTTTCTTCTATTCTGCATGTCTTGTGTTATTTCATTAGGTTTTGCTTATGTGTCCACGCGTCATGAAGCCATTGTTCatatgtttgtgtgcatttcttGTCTAGGTGGTAGAAAAGCCAATTTCAATGGATTCCGAGATATGATGTCTTCACGTAAGACCAGTATTTATCCATTGATGCATTGAGGGGCCATCAGGGTCATATACCTCACCAGCACTCAAACGGCTCCCAAGATGCGCCTCCTCTTTTTGCTGATACAGTCACTTGAAGCAGCTGCTGGCTACCATGTTGTTGGCAATTAGAATTCGCATGCCATGTCTGGTAGACTGTGCTCTGTATGTTTCTCTGCAAGTCTggtggtggtttcggtttgatGTAAATCTTATATTTATACAAGATGACTTCTGCTTGCTTCTTTACTGTCCATAGTGAAAtatgtaatagtactcaaaccAATGAAAAGGTTGAGTTGTTCACAAAATGTAATTGCATCAGATGCACCATAGAATAAAATGTCAAAACAGGTCAGCCTTCCATTCCTGAAACATTTTTTCCATGCATAACTGTATCTCCTGACATACTGTGTTCCCAGCAGTCTTGCCATTCCTCTTCTGGATATGTCAGTAGTTGTGCTTGATGCCTTGACACAAACGTAGAACTGCGTCTACTATTGCCATATCATGTGCGGTAAGGATTGTGTCTAGCAGTAAGTTTGTTCATCCTATTTCATATCTAGTTGTTGCATTTGCTAGTTGCTATATATTGTTATCATTGGTTGGCGTTGATCGAGATGGAAGGTACTAATACAGCAGCAACAAGCCTTTTTCATGCAATCCCTTGGCGTGTGTATCGCTGCCTCCTGTTTGGTTCTGTGATGCCGATAGTGTTAGGCCTTTAGCCCTGTCGGGTAGGTACCTCTCTCTCATCTCTGTTTCTAAACCAAAACGGTCTGCATTTCCGCCACTGCAATGGAAATGGTGTCGGGCCTCGTCtcggggagaaaaagaaaaaccaaGCTTCCAACTGAAGGTTTTAAAGGTTCTCCAGAAGGTGTTGTCATGCGATGAGCAAATCTACCTTGGTGGATTGATGgctgatgcatgcacgacctcaACATATGAACACCAGAGCGAGGAAGTGCGTacatctatctatctattatataaatatttgagtgttagaagaagccaccacgtttgcTGAGAGAggctagaaattcccacgttaatctaaaaaagagaagaatttagaCCGTTGGATTTTACGAAGATCCAACGGTCTGTATTATCCCACGTTTGCatattatattaaaaatataCACACACGATAAAATTTGTGTATTTGCTATTGTAGTCGGACACCTGAACTAGGACTCAATTAATATCGAGAAAGGTAGCATAGTTCGATTCTAGGCAGGGTCATACTAGGACTCGATCAAAGCAAAATCGTAAAACAAAGGTAGCTTGCTTACGTTTCTAGGCAggattaaaaaaataaggaaaagtCACATCATAAAATATGTCCATTTTTAAGTACATCAAAGTTTGGTTCCTCAGCTCCAAGGCCACCTCTGCCACGCATATTCTCACGCTCGGTATATAAATATAACCCTAAAACAATTGGTACAATTAACTTTGTCTTGCATAGTTATTCCTAGCCGAAAGAATTTCTCCATTGTTTCTCAACTAGATCTCTCAAACAACTGGCCTCAGGAATTCATCAACTGAATAACAAgtatagtgttaaaagaagccaccacgtttgcTGAAagagtctagaaattctcacgttaatttaaaaaagagaaaaatttaCACCGTTgtattttatgaagatctaactaTCTGTATTATTCTAAAGAATCTATATCACATAAAAAACTATattaaattaaaattttgtacttCCTATTTCTTATTAGACTCGGGCTCCATTGTTTTATTACACTCGGACTCTATTGTTTCCGATCTAAAAAAAAGACTCCATTATTTTCGTGGTGTAGAATTCGTAAGGCAGTGTGCTTTTCTAGATGGGAACATGTGTTGTAGCATTCACTCACTGTCTCTGACTTTTACAGTCTATCAATCTTAAATTTGATTAGTAGGCTTTGCAGCCCTAAATCTGGCCATAGCAGAGGATTACATGGCATGCTCTCGCTCAGCAATACGATTTGAATACGACTGTACTCCATGGCAAATATGGCGGAACAAAATTAACTATAATTTGATAGATTGAAGACCCACTATTTACACAATAGGATAAGAGTCTTATCAAGCTGAGGGCATCGATGGTGTGCTGCTGTGATCAGCGGCGCCACTAGAAAAACAATTGACATCTATCTATAATATTAATAcgagagtgttaaaagaagtcacTATATTTGTGGAGAGGGTTTAGAAATTCTGATGTTAATTAAAAAAGATATGGATATACTCCCTCTGTATAGAAAAAGAATGTTGTTTTGGATAAGCTCTGAgtcaaacattgggaatataaatcatgaataacttttaagttattgagtttgaaaaagtaaaagccatatgaatagatttttaaaaaaagcactttcataaaaatatacatatatcacttttgaacaaatatttttataaaaataagcggTTAGAGTTATGCTTTGGAGATCCTGTTGCTATCCTTAAAGTCTTCTATTTTCTATATGAAGGGAGTACACCgttagattt contains:
- the LOC120708108 gene encoding uncharacterized protein LOC120708108; the protein is MRADRAMGERGGDPRRIDLGAPLRSARRGDAPPRYKPDLNSGPLRHPGAVPFVWEQRPGQPKSVRTRRAAPPTPPREDVGCGGAGGGSSPYHDALADLDLQALHGAADRGSWAAPVSREVAAVEATKEARKQEAVSVAAVLRKPHGDGEEEDEERFSDALDTLSRAESFAMNCSVSGLSGAPDPGPGAGPEARGLMMDRFLPAAQAVAVGSPQYTFRKAGGTGSSGRDHAHARAAAAKASAGSGDDRLRRAPVQLPYQHLPPNYLSCAYPRREEHQEEDEEDDDDYDVHSTRGFSAKGCGLLPGLCVKTSLLLLNPMPAMKRGKAQGRGRQFPSKGRGQMPQSPLARSSQNKHLGCDSNGQSWEDVYKHKLEQKYLGQGEDGRSKVTSESNHLTFWSDSQTGDGSSPYHRSIAGGMSPTPYQNYAVMSPSSKANGSSRIGDRDDKTSRSNGSGSLGRDHDRTSLVGSDHSSFKGSSSMSSGPDLAGREDSMDHHGDTDSETCHLGVLADTRAASNANMCDSQLGEQQIVGKKSIVKDQVNDPLTEKISEVREPTFPPHDGKDLSRDANQEVPSHLEDNNVARKEIIPLQSLLPLPVPKSPSESWLCRTLPSVTNKPPPPSFLGIQVHSKKQAPWATVHPKENDHKPSRPRQIRFADVVEKPISMDSEI